From a region of the Rhinopithecus roxellana isolate Shanxi Qingling chromosome 8, ASM756505v1, whole genome shotgun sequence genome:
- the RGS4 gene encoding regulator of G-protein signaling 4 isoform X1 yields MYHMMLLIQKRKGTGSQLLRAGEAEGDRGAGTAELSSDWLDRRSWAIKETPTGLGGRRSEDSDNIFTGEEAKYTQSQSHSSSCRISFLLANPKLLNKMCKGLAGLPASCLRSAKDMKHRLGFLLQKSDSCEHNSSHNKKDKVVICQRVSQEEVKKWAESLENLISHECGLAAFKAFLKSEYSEENIDFWISCEEYKKIKSPSKLSPKAKKIYNEFISVQATKEVNLDSCTREETSRNMLEPTITCFDEAQKKIFNLMEKDSYRRFLKSRFYLDLVNPSSCGAEKQKGAKSSADCASLVPQCA; encoded by the exons ATGTATCATATGATGCTTCTAATCCAAAAGAGGAAGGGCACTGGGAGTCAGCTCTTAA GGgctggagaggcagagggagacagaggagcTGGTACTGCAGAGCTGTCATCTGATTGGCTGGACCGTCGTAGCTGGGCTATAAAAGAGACCCCTACAGGCTTAGGAGGAAGACGCTCAGAGGATTCTGACAATATCTTTACCGGAGAAGAGGCAAAGTACACTCAAAGCCAAAGCCACAGCTCCTCCTGCCGCATTTCTTTCCTGCTTGCGAATCCCAAGCTGTTAAATAAGATGTGCAAAGGGCTTGCAGGTCTGCCGGCTTCTTGCTTAAGGAG TGCAAAAGATATGAAACATCGGCTAGGTTTCCTGCTGCAAAAATCTGATTCCTGTGAACATAATTCTTCCCACAACAAGAAGGACAAAGTGGTTATTTGCCAGAG GGTAAGCCAAGAGGAAGTCAAGAAATGGGCTGAATCACTGGAAAACCTGATTAGTCATGAAT GTGGACTGGCAGCTTTCAAAGCTTTCTTGAAGTCTGAATATAGTGAGGAGAATATTGACTTCTGGATCAGCTGTGAAGAGTATAAGAAAATCAAATCACCATCTAAACTAAGTCCCAAGGCCAAAAAGATCTATAATGAATTCATCTCAGTCCAGGCAACCAAAGAG GTGAACCTGGATTCTTGCACCAGGGAAGAGACAAGCCGGAACATGCTAGAGCCTACAATAACCTGCTTTGATGAGGCCCAGAAGAAGATTTTCAACCTGATGGAGAAGGATTCCTACCGCCGCTTCCTCAAGTCTCGATTCTATCTAGATTTGGTCAACCCTTCCAGCTGTGGGGCAGAGAAGCAGAAAGGAGCCAAGAGTTCAGCAGACTGTGCTTCCCTGGTCCCTCAGTGTGCCTAA
- the RGS4 gene encoding regulator of G-protein signaling 4 isoform X2, with amino-acid sequence MCKGLAGLPASCLRSAKDMKHRLGFLLQKSDSCEHNSSHNKKDKVVICQRVSQEEVKKWAESLENLISHECEPGFLHQGRDKPEHARAYNNLL; translated from the exons ATGTGCAAAGGGCTTGCAGGTCTGCCGGCTTCTTGCTTAAGGAG TGCAAAAGATATGAAACATCGGCTAGGTTTCCTGCTGCAAAAATCTGATTCCTGTGAACATAATTCTTCCCACAACAAGAAGGACAAAGTGGTTATTTGCCAGAG GGTAAGCCAAGAGGAAGTCAAGAAATGGGCTGAATCACTGGAAAACCTGATTAGTCATGAAT GTGAACCTGGATTCTTGCACCAGGGAAGAGACAAGCCGGAACATGCTAGAGCCTACAATAACCTGCTTTGA